One window of the Leucobacter komagatae genome contains the following:
- a CDS encoding DegT/DnrJ/EryC1/StrS family aminotransferase — MTTEFIPAAKPIIGDEERAAVDRVLRSGMIAQGPEVAAFEREFGDHFVAGRTAVAVNSGTSGQHLGLLAAGVKPDDEVIVPSFTFAATGNSVALAGATPVFVDIEPTYFTLDPEAVRAAITPRTKGIMPVHLYGHPFLVDQIEAIAKEHGLAIYEDAAQAHGASWNGRNVGTIGDFAMFSLYPTKNMTSGEGGMVTCATDEIARNVRVLRNQGMEKQYENEVIGFNARMTDIHAAIGRVQLTKVNAWTEIRKANAAVLTAGLEGLDGVVVPTVAPGAVHVYHQYTIRVDAAERARIQTALKEEHGVGSGVYYPIPNHRLPSLQHFAPGLELPATEKAASEVLSLPVHPSLTAGDLERIVNAVAAAVTAGA; from the coding sequence ATGACTACTGAGTTCATCCCTGCTGCAAAACCCATTATTGGCGACGAAGAGCGCGCTGCTGTCGACCGCGTGCTGCGCTCCGGCATGATCGCTCAAGGCCCAGAGGTTGCGGCATTCGAGCGCGAGTTCGGCGATCACTTCGTCGCAGGCCGCACGGCCGTCGCCGTGAACTCGGGCACCAGTGGTCAGCACCTCGGTCTGCTTGCGGCAGGCGTGAAGCCGGACGACGAGGTCATCGTTCCCTCGTTCACCTTCGCGGCGACCGGTAACTCCGTTGCGCTCGCCGGTGCAACGCCGGTGTTCGTGGACATCGAGCCCACCTACTTCACGCTCGACCCTGAAGCCGTGCGTGCGGCTATCACCCCGCGCACCAAGGGCATCATGCCCGTGCACCTTTACGGTCACCCCTTCCTCGTCGACCAGATCGAGGCAATTGCCAAGGAGCACGGCCTCGCAATCTACGAGGATGCTGCGCAGGCGCACGGAGCGAGCTGGAACGGACGCAACGTCGGTACCATCGGCGACTTCGCCATGTTCAGCCTGTACCCGACCAAGAACATGACCTCGGGCGAGGGCGGCATGGTCACCTGCGCCACCGACGAGATCGCTCGCAACGTTCGCGTGCTTCGCAACCAGGGAATGGAAAAGCAGTACGAGAATGAGGTCATCGGCTTCAACGCGCGCATGACTGACATCCACGCTGCGATCGGCCGCGTCCAGCTCACGAAGGTGAACGCATGGACTGAGATCCGCAAGGCGAACGCTGCAGTCCTGACCGCGGGCCTCGAGGGACTCGACGGTGTTGTCGTCCCGACAGTGGCCCCCGGCGCAGTTCACGTCTACCACCAGTACACGATTCGCGTTGATGCCGCTGAGCGTGCGCGTATCCAGACCGCGCTGAAGGAAGAGCACGGCGTAGGTTCGGGTGTGTACTACCCCATTCCCAACCACCGACTTCCTTCACTGCAGCACTTCGCCCCAGGCCTTGAGCTGCCCGCGACCGAGAAGGCTGCCTCCGAGGTACTTTCCCTTCCGGTGCACCCGTCGCTGACCGCGGGTGACCTTGAACGCATCGTGAACGCGGTTGCTGCAGCAGTGACCGCAGGCGCCTAG
- a CDS encoding glycosyltransferase produces MAKAAFRAATRRASAGPTGKWVVGPAEIANMVHSIASGVPGVSSAMNAPHPFYANAYDYDLVGLTQGSLFPSLKRAKLFGELVANHAGIIYLGQNAFLGAQDDFREFEFRFITERGRHLVVMFTGSDIRSPEVMREIEERTGRPNIATYLSATAGSAGGREHERVLKVTADRAVQYADAIVTASVDQAGYLPQGTEPFRYFFPDEDVGSDLSKFDSGSPRVVLHAPSSPILKGTPLVRAAVDSLRAEGLEFEYVELTGASHEQVQAELERAHIVLNQFYAYVPGVFGVEAMAAGAVMLTSADENIEPDLPRGSNEAWVVTQHFEVERKLRELLLADAADLSAQAARGQKWVREHAVASVSSQAMRELLDRIENR; encoded by the coding sequence GTGGCGAAAGCTGCGTTTCGGGCTGCGACTCGTCGGGCCTCCGCCGGTCCGACGGGAAAGTGGGTCGTCGGCCCCGCCGAGATCGCAAACATGGTGCACTCGATCGCCAGTGGCGTTCCAGGAGTCTCATCGGCGATGAACGCGCCGCACCCGTTCTACGCAAATGCCTACGACTACGACCTCGTTGGACTCACCCAGGGGAGCCTGTTCCCGTCACTGAAGCGAGCCAAGCTTTTCGGCGAGCTCGTCGCGAATCACGCGGGAATCATCTACCTCGGGCAGAATGCTTTTCTCGGGGCGCAGGATGACTTCCGCGAATTCGAGTTTCGTTTCATCACGGAGCGAGGGCGTCACCTCGTAGTCATGTTTACGGGAAGCGATATTCGCTCACCAGAGGTCATGCGTGAAATCGAAGAGCGCACCGGCCGCCCGAACATTGCAACCTATCTCAGCGCCACCGCAGGATCAGCGGGTGGCCGTGAACACGAACGCGTGCTCAAAGTTACCGCCGATCGAGCGGTGCAATATGCCGATGCGATCGTCACCGCCTCTGTCGACCAAGCCGGTTATTTGCCACAGGGAACGGAACCGTTCCGGTACTTCTTCCCCGACGAAGACGTTGGCTCAGATCTGAGCAAGTTCGACTCGGGCAGCCCCCGCGTGGTGCTGCACGCGCCCTCATCACCGATTCTGAAGGGCACCCCGCTGGTTCGCGCTGCGGTCGATTCGCTCCGTGCTGAGGGGCTCGAGTTCGAATACGTTGAGCTCACCGGCGCGTCTCATGAGCAGGTTCAGGCAGAGCTTGAGCGGGCTCACATCGTGCTGAACCAGTTCTACGCGTACGTTCCCGGTGTGTTCGGAGTCGAAGCAATGGCCGCGGGAGCAGTCATGCTCACGAGTGCTGACGAAAACATCGAACCCGATTTGCCTCGAGGCTCGAATGAGGCCTGGGTGGTCACGCAGCACTTTGAAGTCGAGCGAAAGCTTCGCGAGTTGTTACTCGCAGACGCTGCTGATCTCAGTGCTCAGGCAGCTCGGGGGCAGAAATGGGTACGAGAGCACGCGGTGGCTTCTGTCTCGTCTCAGGCCATGCGTGAACTGCTGGATCGCATAGAAAATCGGTGA
- a CDS encoding DegT/DnrJ/EryC1/StrS family aminotransferase, with the protein MRLNVPDLGSEELASIAEVLESGYLTQGPKVAEFERLVAEHVGVEHAFATSSATTGIHLALRAAGVEPGDEVIVPDFSFPATANAVIQQGAIPVFVDINLATFNMNPALIESKITEKTAAIMPVHAFGLPADMDAINEIAARHNLPVIEDAACALGGTFKGREAGSLGTAGVFSFHPRKIITTGEGGLVSTQNAEMAERIAVLRTHGAVRGSHFMSFVEAGYNYRLSDVLGAIGVVQMGKLRDLVAKRQELAGVYNRLLAGVQGVQTPTVPAETTHTYQSYVVLLDAKYDRNAVIDAMRERGIETTLGTYSMHLQPYFSERFGIADEELPQATRAHSSALTLPLYPQLTEAEIASVCETLGEVLASQG; encoded by the coding sequence ATGAGGCTCAACGTTCCGGATCTTGGCAGCGAAGAACTCGCTTCCATTGCGGAGGTGCTCGAGTCGGGTTACCTGACTCAGGGGCCGAAGGTCGCCGAGTTTGAGCGCCTCGTTGCTGAGCACGTGGGCGTTGAGCACGCGTTCGCGACGAGCTCCGCTACCACCGGTATTCACCTCGCGCTTCGTGCCGCGGGCGTTGAGCCCGGCGACGAAGTGATCGTGCCTGACTTCAGCTTCCCCGCGACCGCAAATGCGGTAATTCAGCAGGGCGCTATTCCGGTCTTCGTGGACATTAACCTTGCGACTTTCAACATGAACCCCGCGCTGATCGAGAGCAAGATCACCGAGAAGACTGCGGCGATCATGCCCGTGCACGCCTTTGGTCTGCCCGCGGACATGGATGCGATCAACGAGATCGCCGCGCGCCACAACCTGCCGGTTATCGAGGATGCGGCGTGCGCTCTTGGCGGCACCTTCAAGGGTCGCGAAGCAGGCTCGCTTGGTACCGCTGGCGTGTTCTCGTTCCACCCGCGCAAGATCATCACCACGGGTGAGGGCGGTCTGGTCTCCACGCAGAACGCCGAAATGGCCGAGCGTATTGCGGTGCTGCGCACCCACGGCGCAGTTCGCGGCTCGCACTTCATGTCGTTCGTCGAGGCGGGGTACAACTACCGCCTGAGCGATGTGCTCGGTGCCATCGGTGTAGTGCAGATGGGCAAGCTGCGCGACCTCGTCGCAAAGCGACAGGAATTGGCTGGCGTTTACAACCGTCTCCTGGCTGGCGTTCAGGGCGTGCAGACGCCGACCGTGCCCGCCGAGACCACGCACACCTACCAGTCTTACGTCGTGCTGCTCGACGCGAAGTACGACCGCAACGCAGTCATCGACGCGATGCGTGAGCGCGGTATTGAAACTACGCTTGGTACCTACTCGATGCACCTCCAGCCCTACTTTAGTGAGCGTTTCGGTATCGCTGATGAAGAGCTGCCGCAGGCGACGCGCGCCCACAGCTCGGCGCTCACGCTGCCGCTTTACCCCCAGCTCACCGAAGCCGAGATCGCATCGGTGTGCGAGACGCTCGGCGAGGTACTGGCAAGCCAGGGCTAA
- a CDS encoding dTDP-glucose 4,6-dehydratase, with the protein MSIRSRSVLVTGGAGFIGSHLVDQLINEGASKVVVVDNFFLGNEHNLDDAKKTSADLEVVRLDASNLSAMQDVVDQHGIETVFDLATIPLPTSLAYPHFTMQTNIGITSAFCEIARRGSIERLVHFSSSEAYGSGRYVPMDEDHPHDALTPYAAAKSAEDHIIRSFVSTFGIDATIVRPFNNYGPRQNPGSYAGIIPIVVQRVLDGEPILIHGDGEQSRDFTFVRDTARFAVQIHDNPECRGKELNVATGVGTSINTLVTKMLEIMGKSNHPVEHIAERPGDVRRHMADVTKLKGFFNDQPEVLNQDALAETIAFYEKVLG; encoded by the coding sequence ATGTCGATTCGGTCACGCTCTGTGCTCGTTACTGGCGGTGCCGGGTTTATTGGAAGTCACCTGGTTGACCAGTTGATCAATGAGGGGGCCAGCAAGGTCGTTGTCGTCGACAACTTCTTCCTGGGCAACGAACATAACCTCGATGATGCCAAGAAGACCAGCGCAGATCTTGAGGTCGTTCGCCTTGACGCTTCGAACCTCTCGGCCATGCAGGACGTCGTCGACCAGCACGGTATTGAGACCGTCTTCGATCTCGCGACGATTCCGCTCCCGACCTCGCTCGCCTACCCCCACTTCACGATGCAGACCAACATCGGCATCACCAGCGCTTTCTGCGAGATCGCTCGTCGCGGCTCGATCGAGCGTCTCGTGCACTTCTCCAGCTCGGAAGCGTACGGTTCGGGTCGTTACGTTCCCATGGACGAAGACCACCCGCATGACGCGCTCACCCCTTACGCGGCGGCAAAGTCGGCGGAAGACCACATCATCCGTTCGTTCGTGAGCACTTTTGGCATTGACGCCACAATCGTGCGCCCGTTCAATAACTACGGCCCCCGACAGAACCCCGGTTCATACGCAGGCATCATCCCGATCGTCGTGCAGCGTGTGCTCGACGGTGAGCCGATCCTGATCCACGGTGATGGTGAGCAGTCGCGCGACTTCACCTTCGTCCGCGACACGGCACGTTTCGCGGTCCAGATTCACGATAACCCTGAGTGCCGCGGCAAGGAACTCAACGTCGCGACCGGTGTCGGCACCTCGATCAACACGCTCGTCACCAAGATGCTTGAGATCATGGGCAAGTCGAACCACCCGGTCGAGCACATTGCAGAGCGTCCGGGCGACGTTCGCCGTCACATGGCTGACGTGACGAAGCTCAAAGGCTTCTTCAACGATCAGCCTGAGGTTCTTAACCAGGACGCGCTCGCCGAGACGATCGCCTTCTACGAGAAGGTGCTCGGATGA
- a CDS encoding acyltransferase, which produces MNETEAHGGLPANPYHPHAWILGEPEIAPGCWIGAFTVIDGSGGLTIGQDCNISAGAHIYTHSTVARCVSEGEAPIERRSVVIGRNVYIGAQAVVLMGAEIGDHSAIAAGAVVKEGTIAPPYSLLRGVPAVVVEGGAKKFLPEASSE; this is translated from the coding sequence GTGAACGAGACTGAGGCGCACGGCGGATTGCCTGCGAACCCCTACCATCCGCACGCTTGGATTCTCGGCGAGCCCGAGATCGCTCCGGGGTGCTGGATTGGCGCATTCACCGTAATCGATGGCAGCGGCGGACTCACCATCGGCCAGGACTGCAACATTAGCGCCGGCGCACACATCTACACCCATTCGACGGTGGCGCGATGCGTGTCGGAGGGTGAAGCCCCCATCGAGCGACGATCGGTTGTGATTGGCCGCAACGTCTATATTGGCGCTCAGGCTGTCGTGCTCATGGGCGCCGAGATCGGTGACCACTCGGCGATCGCGGCTGGCGCAGTCGTCAAAGAAGGAACAATCGCCCCGCCCTACAGCCTGCTCCGAGGAGTCCCAGCTGTTGTTGTAGAGGGCGGGGCAAAAAAGTTCTTGCCTGAGGCTAGCTCCGAGTAA
- a CDS encoding LGFP repeat-containing protein — translation MNLLLCAIATMAAFGVLLGVVSPIPAAAAGPSDGFDASNIIDDELFYDGNAMTASEVQTFLNQRLPQCWLGRPGYEVGKAVTWGGVRTTLASKCTKDLVSPTQSRASNAYCSAYIGGGNETAAQIIQKVGKACGISQRVLLITLEKEQSLISDPWPNNEQYFRAMGYACPDSGPGGTANCDPKLGGFFQQVYRAAWQLKVYRAFPNSYSYKPFQNNYIQWHPNASCGGSTVNIQNWATAALYIYTPYRPNQAALNAGWGTGDACSSYGNRNFYNFYTSWFGSTRGFRVSGDIATYWRANGESSGVYGGPTGHSTYYTTRYPAGVWLQYFSGGIISTELNTGKTVGIPFGHVFNYYNSEAGGIRGELGAPVSEATAYAPNGGATLQFFQGGLVIVAKREDTVSSVNYGPVYDLYNNSAGGIYGELGYPLGALKSYRGGKLQQFQGGVITQVSGAPSPVFVAGPFYSHYNSKSGGIYGRLGFPVGSERTLGDGSFIQEFERGYLYRKGSGAVVEVSGEAWIAETVANTQGTPLGKPTGASVVLVADGGATLTQFERGVIVAEHRTSKTSSVSGGIYAYYNSQAAGGVYGGYGYPVANPIVYSANGGGTLQVFRNGILFSGASADTATGMRTNGVIFQRYNSNEGGIYGWLGWPIGDEVVGAGGTRSQSFQNGRITADARGVTLALPYATSDNYRENATSLGAPAGGTRKYEVAGGAWLSFFDKGIIVESQKDGTAGAMLYSSSLYQHYNGKAGGIYGSLGLPTADETTDSSGAKIQAFQEGTLRSYKGGPVRDFSQPALNRYLAAGAETSVLGAPAGDQKAYTANGGGTLQFFARGLITTESKTNTTVMLPEGPIYTYYNQVAGGIYGTLGYPTSEQTTAGGVTTQKFQNGTLTYANGTVTRS, via the coding sequence ATGAACCTGTTGCTTTGCGCTATTGCAACGATGGCCGCCTTTGGCGTCCTGCTCGGCGTAGTGAGCCCTATACCAGCCGCAGCAGCTGGCCCGTCAGACGGATTCGACGCGTCCAACATCATCGATGATGAGTTGTTCTATGACGGCAACGCGATGACGGCTTCTGAAGTTCAGACGTTTCTAAACCAGCGACTGCCGCAGTGCTGGCTTGGGCGGCCCGGATATGAAGTCGGCAAAGCGGTTACTTGGGGTGGAGTTCGCACGACCCTGGCTTCGAAGTGCACCAAAGATCTTGTTTCCCCAACTCAGAGCCGAGCCTCAAATGCGTATTGCTCGGCCTATATAGGGGGCGGTAACGAGACGGCGGCGCAGATCATTCAAAAGGTTGGGAAAGCCTGCGGCATCAGTCAGCGGGTCCTCTTGATCACGCTTGAAAAAGAGCAGAGTTTGATTAGCGACCCCTGGCCAAACAATGAGCAGTACTTTCGCGCCATGGGGTACGCGTGCCCTGACAGCGGGCCAGGCGGCACGGCAAATTGTGATCCAAAGCTCGGCGGTTTCTTCCAACAGGTGTATCGAGCTGCCTGGCAGCTCAAGGTATACCGAGCGTTCCCAAACAGTTACAGCTACAAGCCGTTTCAAAATAACTACATTCAGTGGCACCCTAACGCCAGTTGCGGTGGTTCAACTGTCAATATTCAGAACTGGGCCACGGCAGCCCTATACATCTACACGCCATACCGCCCCAACCAGGCTGCCCTGAATGCTGGCTGGGGAACAGGCGACGCCTGTTCAAGTTACGGAAATCGGAACTTCTACAACTTCTACACGTCGTGGTTTGGTTCCACGCGAGGATTCCGTGTGTCTGGCGATATCGCTACGTACTGGCGGGCGAATGGTGAGTCAAGTGGTGTTTACGGTGGTCCAACTGGACATTCCACTTACTACACGACGCGCTATCCGGCGGGGGTTTGGCTGCAGTACTTCTCAGGCGGCATCATCTCAACCGAGTTGAACACGGGCAAAACAGTCGGCATCCCATTTGGCCACGTCTTTAACTACTACAATTCTGAAGCCGGTGGCATTAGAGGTGAGCTCGGAGCTCCTGTATCGGAAGCGACTGCGTACGCGCCAAACGGTGGTGCCACGTTGCAGTTTTTTCAAGGCGGTCTTGTTATTGTCGCCAAGCGCGAAGACACCGTCAGTAGTGTGAACTACGGACCAGTTTACGATCTTTATAACAACTCAGCGGGCGGAATCTATGGGGAGCTTGGGTACCCGCTGGGAGCCTTGAAAAGCTACAGGGGCGGCAAACTGCAGCAATTCCAGGGTGGCGTCATCACCCAGGTTTCAGGCGCACCGTCACCGGTCTTCGTTGCCGGACCGTTCTATTCGCACTACAACTCCAAATCGGGCGGAATTTACGGGCGACTGGGGTTTCCCGTAGGCAGTGAGCGTACGCTTGGCGATGGTTCCTTTATCCAGGAATTCGAACGGGGATATCTCTACCGCAAGGGGTCAGGTGCAGTCGTGGAGGTTAGCGGAGAAGCATGGATCGCAGAGACGGTCGCCAATACGCAGGGGACGCCTCTGGGAAAGCCCACAGGTGCATCGGTCGTGCTTGTGGCGGACGGTGGAGCTACGCTAACGCAGTTTGAGCGTGGTGTCATCGTCGCCGAGCATCGGACCTCGAAAACTTCGTCTGTCTCGGGCGGCATATACGCGTATTACAACTCACAGGCCGCAGGTGGAGTCTACGGCGGGTACGGATACCCGGTCGCGAACCCGATTGTCTATTCCGCGAACGGCGGGGGGACTCTGCAGGTCTTCCGCAACGGCATTCTCTTTTCTGGGGCGAGTGCCGACACCGCGACAGGTATGCGGACGAATGGCGTAATCTTCCAACGTTATAACTCGAACGAAGGCGGAATCTATGGTTGGCTCGGGTGGCCAATTGGAGATGAGGTCGTCGGCGCTGGGGGTACCCGTTCTCAGAGCTTTCAGAACGGCAGGATTACAGCCGACGCCCGGGGAGTAACTCTAGCGCTCCCATACGCCACGAGCGACAACTACAGGGAGAACGCTACCAGCCTCGGCGCGCCGGCGGGCGGGACCCGAAAGTATGAAGTTGCTGGCGGCGCTTGGCTCAGCTTCTTCGACAAGGGCATCATCGTGGAGTCCCAGAAAGACGGCACCGCCGGAGCCATGCTGTACTCGAGCTCGTTGTACCAGCACTACAACGGCAAGGCAGGTGGAATTTACGGTTCGCTCGGACTCCCAACTGCTGATGAAACGACCGACAGCAGCGGCGCAAAGATCCAAGCTTTCCAGGAGGGCACGCTTCGCTCGTACAAGGGCGGTCCGGTTCGAGACTTCTCGCAGCCAGCCCTCAACAGGTATCTCGCCGCGGGGGCTGAGACAAGCGTGCTCGGAGCGCCCGCTGGAGACCAGAAGGCATACACCGCTAACGGCGGCGGAACTCTGCAGTTCTTCGCGAGGGGCCTCATCACCACGGAGAGTAAAACCAACACGACGGTGATGCTCCCGGAGGGACCGATCTACACCTACTACAACCAGGTTGCAGGAGGCATCTACGGCACGCTCGGATACCCGACTTCCGAGCAGACGACGGCCGGTGGCGTTACGACCCAGAAGTTCCAGAACGGAACACTGACGTACGCCAACGGAACCGTTACTCGGAGCTAG
- a CDS encoding glycosyltransferase family 2 protein, producing MDSMNAGPANSAPSAHRNSDVWVVIPLYNEAEVIGGVIRGLLTEFPHVVCIDDGSTDGSGSIASYAGARLLRHPINLGQGAALQTGFEFALEQGARYVVTFDADGQHRVEDALAMVDRARADNLAIVFGSRFLDDRTKPGLLKKIVLKTAVWVTNITTRTKLTDAHNGLRVIRDDALRQVKLRQDRMAHGTEIVVQLGKTKLPFAEQPVEVLYTDYSKAKGQSLLNSVNILVDLIIR from the coding sequence ATGGACTCTATGAACGCTGGCCCCGCAAACAGCGCGCCAAGCGCGCATCGGAACTCTGACGTATGGGTCGTCATCCCGCTCTACAACGAGGCGGAGGTCATCGGAGGCGTGATTCGGGGCCTGTTGACCGAGTTTCCCCATGTTGTATGCATTGATGACGGCTCAACTGACGGATCCGGCAGCATTGCGAGCTACGCTGGTGCACGATTGCTCAGGCACCCGATCAACTTAGGCCAGGGCGCCGCCCTCCAGACGGGATTTGAATTTGCACTCGAACAAGGGGCTCGTTACGTCGTCACCTTCGACGCCGACGGCCAGCACCGAGTGGAAGATGCTCTCGCTATGGTGGATCGCGCCCGAGCAGACAATCTCGCTATCGTGTTCGGATCACGATTCCTCGATGATCGCACTAAGCCTGGATTGCTCAAGAAGATTGTGCTGAAGACCGCCGTCTGGGTGACAAACATCACTACCCGAACAAAACTCACTGACGCACACAACGGGCTTCGTGTCATTCGTGATGACGCTCTCAGACAAGTCAAACTTCGTCAGGACAGGATGGCACACGGGACCGAGATCGTCGTTCAGCTCGGTAAGACAAAACTCCCGTTTGCAGAACAGCCCGTTGAAGTCCTGTACACAGACTATTCGAAGGCGAAGGGTCAGTCACTGTTGAACTCCGTCAACATTCTCGTCGACCTCATCATCAGGTAG
- a CDS encoding DUF2304 domain-containing protein yields the protein MLFQILLIALVVTSVAFAVRSLPGEKSLAIKRIVAILFVVAAVAAILFPQLLSMIANFFGIGRGADLLLYLSVVAALVFAVMTVRAKARSDARVTDLARAVALMEARLTERDDSKDG from the coding sequence ATGCTCTTTCAGATTCTCCTCATCGCACTCGTCGTTACGAGCGTTGCGTTTGCGGTGCGCTCGCTCCCGGGCGAGAAGTCACTTGCTATCAAACGCATTGTCGCCATTCTCTTCGTTGTTGCCGCTGTCGCTGCAATTCTCTTCCCGCAACTCCTCTCGATGATTGCGAATTTTTTTGGCATCGGTCGGGGCGCAGACCTTCTGCTGTACCTTTCGGTCGTTGCCGCGCTCGTCTTTGCAGTGATGACTGTCCGGGCGAAGGCTCGGAGCGATGCCCGTGTCACAGATTTGGCGCGTGCCGTCGCCCTTATGGAAGCACGCCTCACCGAACGTGACGATTCGAAGGACGGCTAG
- a CDS encoding DUF6541 family protein, giving the protein MSDWFQAFPAVVAALALVTLPGLPVAWLLRLRGLTLVAGSVAASIASIALASIGAPALGVSWGILPIAAVAVALALAGLPFYFITSHVKPPSTLLTLRSSLWVAVAVILAGLLIGVEIVQAIGSPENISQTYDGVFHVNAVAEILLTGDPSPFHMDLSSPGTNGAFYPTLWHSAVALVAQIVGASVPVATNAVALVTSSWIWPVGILFFSRPFFVKRPAHLILGAVLAANFTAFPYLLLAWGVLYPNLLSTALIPFALGFIYPALRHRQTHSQAPLVSLWIAAVGAVGAATLAHPNALFGIAAFTVPMLLVTANDVRKLSLSRLQKSLRLGTIIAVITLYVIIWSRVRTGDNKREFGNSVGQAFVNGISNAQMLDTRAWFLTVLVAGGVAVLLVTRRHRWLILSYGVALGLFVVASGLSGSVRDAITGAWYNDAHRLAALLPIGAIPLAAVACAKLLDYVTAGLKNVDPERVSERARKYLPAVGAVVVFALILTGARGQGLALQTRWIQDLHNPAGMLLSEDERTLLERLPDEVPADALIAGDPWTGTGLALAIAQREVLFAHLNGNYSISSGELAAEFSMLGEAACPLVRELGVSYMLDFGDERYSIGEDELYKKYSGLSDIAQSPVVTEIDREGDAALYRVDCD; this is encoded by the coding sequence GTGTCTGACTGGTTTCAGGCTTTTCCAGCGGTTGTAGCCGCACTCGCGCTGGTGACGCTTCCGGGCCTTCCGGTCGCATGGCTACTCCGGCTTCGCGGTCTAACACTCGTCGCCGGATCCGTAGCAGCTTCGATCGCCAGCATCGCTCTTGCTTCGATAGGAGCCCCGGCGCTTGGGGTTTCATGGGGGATTCTGCCTATTGCTGCCGTAGCCGTGGCCTTGGCACTGGCTGGCCTTCCGTTTTACTTCATTACCAGCCACGTGAAGCCTCCCTCCACTCTGCTTACCCTGCGCTCATCGCTCTGGGTCGCCGTGGCAGTGATCCTTGCGGGGCTGCTCATCGGGGTGGAAATCGTTCAGGCTATCGGCTCGCCCGAGAACATCTCTCAGACGTATGACGGAGTCTTCCATGTCAACGCGGTAGCCGAGATTCTCCTTACGGGCGACCCCTCACCCTTCCACATGGATCTCTCCTCCCCGGGGACAAACGGAGCCTTCTACCCCACGTTGTGGCATTCCGCGGTGGCGCTTGTTGCGCAGATCGTTGGTGCGAGCGTGCCTGTTGCAACAAACGCCGTCGCGCTCGTTACGTCTTCCTGGATCTGGCCCGTTGGTATTCTCTTTTTCAGTCGCCCCTTCTTTGTCAAACGGCCGGCCCACCTCATTCTTGGAGCCGTGCTGGCAGCGAACTTCACCGCGTTTCCTTACCTCCTCCTTGCGTGGGGAGTTCTCTACCCGAATCTCCTGTCTACTGCGCTCATCCCGTTTGCGCTTGGATTCATCTATCCCGCTTTGCGGCACCGCCAAACGCACTCGCAAGCCCCGCTCGTCTCCCTTTGGATCGCAGCGGTTGGCGCGGTTGGCGCTGCCACGCTGGCTCATCCAAATGCACTCTTTGGTATCGCTGCGTTCACCGTACCAATGCTGCTTGTGACCGCAAACGATGTACGGAAGCTCAGCCTGAGCCGCTTACAAAAGAGTCTTCGGCTCGGAACAATTATCGCCGTCATTACCTTGTACGTGATCATCTGGTCGCGGGTACGGACCGGGGACAACAAGCGAGAGTTCGGCAACAGTGTCGGTCAAGCGTTCGTGAACGGCATCTCGAACGCTCAGATGCTCGATACGCGCGCCTGGTTCTTAACAGTGCTCGTCGCAGGTGGGGTCGCAGTACTGCTAGTCACACGTCGACACCGGTGGTTGATTCTTTCCTACGGCGTTGCCCTTGGGCTTTTTGTCGTCGCTAGCGGCCTAAGCGGCTCCGTTCGAGACGCCATTACAGGCGCCTGGTACAACGACGCGCACAGGCTCGCCGCACTGCTGCCCATCGGAGCGATTCCGCTTGCAGCGGTCGCGTGCGCGAAGTTGCTTGACTACGTCACAGCTGGGCTGAAGAACGTCGATCCAGAGAGGGTCTCGGAGCGAGCTCGCAAATACCTCCCCGCTGTCGGGGCCGTAGTAGTATTTGCACTGATCCTCACCGGGGCTCGTGGACAAGGCTTGGCTCTTCAAACGCGCTGGATACAAGATCTCCATAACCCGGCTGGGATGCTTCTTTCAGAGGATGAACGCACACTTCTTGAACGGCTGCCGGACGAAGTGCCAGCGGACGCCCTCATTGCTGGGGATCCTTGGACTGGGACTGGCCTCGCGCTCGCGATCGCCCAGCGCGAAGTGCTGTTTGCTCATCTGAACGGGAACTACAGTATCTCCTCGGGTGAGTTGGCGGCGGAGTTCTCGATGCTTGGTGAGGCTGCGTGCCCGCTCGTTCGGGAGCTCGGAGTAAGTTACATGCTGGACTTCGGCGATGAGCGATACAGCATCGGTGAAGACGAGCTCTATAAGAAGTACTCTGGCCTCAGCGATATCGCGCAGTCACCCGTGGTCACGGAGATTGATCGCGAAGGAGACGCAGCTCTCTACCGCGTCGACTGCGACTAG